Genomic window (Campylobacter ureolyticus ACS-301-V-Sch3b):
AAATCGCCCAAATAATGATATATGGTAAAAAAATGGCTAAATTTATCCATTTAGTAAGATCTGTTTGATTAAGTAGAATTTGAAATTTAGCTGTTAAATAAAATGATAGTCCAAGTCCAAGTGGAGCAAGAGTTATCAAAGTCCAGTATTTGCTAAAATCTTGCCAAAACCCACTTGCCGAAGATGTAGTTAGCTTTTTAACTACATATTTATAGTTATCAAAAAAAGCTGTTGTTGAAAATACAATCGCAACAAAACCAATAAGTCCTAAATTTAAACTATTTGATAAAAACTGCTCTAAATATTGTGAAATTATCTCTTGATGTGATGGAAGCAAACTCTCAAAAATAAAACCTTTTATCCTATCTAAATACTCATCAAAACTTGGAAGTTGGGTAAAAATCGTAAATGATAAAAGTAAAAGTGGAATGATAGAAAGCATAGTATAAAAACTAAGGCTTGCGGCAAAATGAACTAAATCTCTGTCATAAAATTTATTATAAAAATCTTTTATTTTTTTTATCATTTTTTTCCTTTAATTTAATAAAACGCTTATAAACATAGCTCCAAGCACTGCACCAGTTGTATTTAAAAGCATCTATTTAAAAATACAGCATTAAAAATAAATTGCGAACTT
Coding sequences:
- a CDS encoding YihY family inner membrane protein, producing the protein MIKKIKDFYNKFYDRDLVHFAASLSFYTMLSIIPLLLLSFTIFTQLPSFDEYLDRIKGFIFESLLPSHQEIISQYLEQFLSNSLNLGLIGFVAIVFSTTAFFDNYKYVVKKLTTSSASGFWQDFSKYWTLITLAPLGLGLSFYLTAKFQILLNQTDLTKWINLAIFLPYIIIWAIFAIVYKISINKQTSNKFILFSSFITSLAWNASKFAFIKYTFYNKTYTSIYGSFSILLFFLLWIYISWIIFLYGFKIYTLLDEKNGNDTKNGEQNSY